From one Mytilus edulis chromosome 1, xbMytEdul2.2, whole genome shotgun sequence genomic stretch:
- the LOC139490568 gene encoding potential E3 ubiquitin-protein ligase ariadne-2-like isoform X1 produces the protein MNQSAPSQLMCRQFEFQKIKMTDTVDMKSQNSDDSDYDESDNMDEDDEDDYCGYYDNDTDDLDIDKPKKSDDPEYFEFDLLHLEDAERLLNEEVEALCSKLKIDPSLAKMLLQVHGWNKESIIERHIIDHGKLLVDSKIKPAVKYKDTCFSNYRTCPVCYLTVQKDQMYSISCGHQFCKECWDSFFQIQIQQGITTGIECMEKDCNILVPEDFICSALSKPDFRDRYSTRSFTDHIEGHPQLRFCPGPNCSVIVRAKENKAKKVECGQCKTIFCFKCGIDYHCPTDCGTIKKWLTKCADDSETANYISANTKDCPKCHVCIEKNGGCNHVQCTKCKHDFCWMCLGDWKAHGSEYYECSRYKENPNIANESAHAQAREALKKYLFYFERWENHSKSLELEEQTLLKITSRIQDKVMNNAGTWIDWQYLLDAAGLLRKCRYSLQYTYPYAYFMEKGARKQLFEYQQAQLEAEVENLSWKVERAEITDRGDLENQMDVAEKRRQTLLKDFLEI, from the exons ATGAATCAGAGTGCTCCATCTCAACTTATGTGTAGACAGTTTGAATTTCAGAAG ataaaaatgACAGACACAGTTGATATGAAAAGTCAGAATTCAGACGATTCAGATTACGATGAATCAGATAACATGGACGAGGATGATGAAGATGATTATTGTGGTTACTATGACAATGATACTGATGACCTTGACATTGATAAACCAAAGAAAAGTGATGACCCTGAATATTTTGAATTTGACCTTCTTCATTTAGAGGATGCTGAAAGGTTACTGAATGAGGAAGTAGAAGCTTTATGCAGTAAATTAAAG ATTGATCCTTCCTTAGCCAAGATGTTACTGCAAGTCCATGGTTGGAATAAAGAATCTATCATAGAAAG ACACATTATAGACCATGGAAAACTATTGGTAGATTCAAAGATAAAACCAGCTGTGAAGTATAAG GATACCTGTTTCAGTAATTATCGTACCTGTCCTGTGTGTTACCTGACTGTACAGAAGGATCAGATGTATAGTATTTCCTGTGGACACCAGTTCTGTAAAGAGTGCTGGGATAGTTTCTTTCAAATCCAAATTCAACAAGGAATCACTACAG GGATAGAGTGTATGGAGAAAGACTGTAATATACTGGTACCTGAAGATTTTATTTGTAGTGCTCTCAGTAAACCAGACTTTAGAGACAGATATTCTACAAGGTCATTTACAGATCATATTGAA GGACACCCACAGCTGAGGTTTTGTCCTGGTCCTAATTGTTCAGTCATAGTCAGAGCAAAGGAAAACAAAGCCAAAAAAGTAGAATGTGGACAGTGTAAAACTATATTTTG TTTTAAATGTGGTATAGATTACCATTGTCCTACAGACTGTGGTACAATAAAGAAATGGCTGACTAAATGTGCTGATGACTCAGAAACAGCTAATTATATCAGTGCAAATACAAAAGAT TGTCCAAAGTGCCATGTTTGTATAGAGAAAAATGGAGGTTGTAATCATGTG CAATGTACAAAGTGTAAACATGACTTTTGTTGGATGTGTTTAGGAG ATTGGAAGGCACATGGCAGCGAGTATTATGAATGCAGCAGATACAAAGAAAATCCTAACATTGCTAATGAATCAGCTCATGCTCAAGCAAGAGAGGCGCTCAAAAAATACCTCTTCTATTTTGAAAGA TGGGAAAATCATTCAAAGAGTTTAGAGTTAGAGGAGCAAACATTACTTAAAATAACATCCAGAATTCAGGATAAAGTGATGAATAATGCTGGCACCTGGATTGATTGGCAGTACTTGTTAGATGCTGCAGGTCTTCTCAGAAAA TGCCGTTACTCATTACAGTACACATATCCATATGCCTACTTTATGGAAAAAGGAGCTAGAAAACAACTT TTTGAATATCAGCAAGCTCAGTTAGAAGCTGAAGTAGAAAACTTATCATGGAAGGTAGAAAGAGCAGAAATAACAGACAGAGGG gACCTAGAAAATCAAATGGATGTTGCAGAGAAAAGACGTCAAACATTGTTGAAAGATTTCCTAGAAATCTGA
- the LOC139490568 gene encoding potential E3 ubiquitin-protein ligase ariadne-2-like isoform X2 has protein sequence MTDTVDMKSQNSDDSDYDESDNMDEDDEDDYCGYYDNDTDDLDIDKPKKSDDPEYFEFDLLHLEDAERLLNEEVEALCSKLKIDPSLAKMLLQVHGWNKESIIERHIIDHGKLLVDSKIKPAVKYKDTCFSNYRTCPVCYLTVQKDQMYSISCGHQFCKECWDSFFQIQIQQGITTGIECMEKDCNILVPEDFICSALSKPDFRDRYSTRSFTDHIEGHPQLRFCPGPNCSVIVRAKENKAKKVECGQCKTIFCFKCGIDYHCPTDCGTIKKWLTKCADDSETANYISANTKDCPKCHVCIEKNGGCNHVQCTKCKHDFCWMCLGDWKAHGSEYYECSRYKENPNIANESAHAQAREALKKYLFYFERWENHSKSLELEEQTLLKITSRIQDKVMNNAGTWIDWQYLLDAAGLLRKCRYSLQYTYPYAYFMEKGARKQLFEYQQAQLEAEVENLSWKVERAEITDRGDLENQMDVAEKRRQTLLKDFLEI, from the exons atgACAGACACAGTTGATATGAAAAGTCAGAATTCAGACGATTCAGATTACGATGAATCAGATAACATGGACGAGGATGATGAAGATGATTATTGTGGTTACTATGACAATGATACTGATGACCTTGACATTGATAAACCAAAGAAAAGTGATGACCCTGAATATTTTGAATTTGACCTTCTTCATTTAGAGGATGCTGAAAGGTTACTGAATGAGGAAGTAGAAGCTTTATGCAGTAAATTAAAG ATTGATCCTTCCTTAGCCAAGATGTTACTGCAAGTCCATGGTTGGAATAAAGAATCTATCATAGAAAG ACACATTATAGACCATGGAAAACTATTGGTAGATTCAAAGATAAAACCAGCTGTGAAGTATAAG GATACCTGTTTCAGTAATTATCGTACCTGTCCTGTGTGTTACCTGACTGTACAGAAGGATCAGATGTATAGTATTTCCTGTGGACACCAGTTCTGTAAAGAGTGCTGGGATAGTTTCTTTCAAATCCAAATTCAACAAGGAATCACTACAG GGATAGAGTGTATGGAGAAAGACTGTAATATACTGGTACCTGAAGATTTTATTTGTAGTGCTCTCAGTAAACCAGACTTTAGAGACAGATATTCTACAAGGTCATTTACAGATCATATTGAA GGACACCCACAGCTGAGGTTTTGTCCTGGTCCTAATTGTTCAGTCATAGTCAGAGCAAAGGAAAACAAAGCCAAAAAAGTAGAATGTGGACAGTGTAAAACTATATTTTG TTTTAAATGTGGTATAGATTACCATTGTCCTACAGACTGTGGTACAATAAAGAAATGGCTGACTAAATGTGCTGATGACTCAGAAACAGCTAATTATATCAGTGCAAATACAAAAGAT TGTCCAAAGTGCCATGTTTGTATAGAGAAAAATGGAGGTTGTAATCATGTG CAATGTACAAAGTGTAAACATGACTTTTGTTGGATGTGTTTAGGAG ATTGGAAGGCACATGGCAGCGAGTATTATGAATGCAGCAGATACAAAGAAAATCCTAACATTGCTAATGAATCAGCTCATGCTCAAGCAAGAGAGGCGCTCAAAAAATACCTCTTCTATTTTGAAAGA TGGGAAAATCATTCAAAGAGTTTAGAGTTAGAGGAGCAAACATTACTTAAAATAACATCCAGAATTCAGGATAAAGTGATGAATAATGCTGGCACCTGGATTGATTGGCAGTACTTGTTAGATGCTGCAGGTCTTCTCAGAAAA TGCCGTTACTCATTACAGTACACATATCCATATGCCTACTTTATGGAAAAAGGAGCTAGAAAACAACTT TTTGAATATCAGCAAGCTCAGTTAGAAGCTGAAGTAGAAAACTTATCATGGAAGGTAGAAAGAGCAGAAATAACAGACAGAGGG gACCTAGAAAATCAAATGGATGTTGCAGAGAAAAGACGTCAAACATTGTTGAAAGATTTCCTAGAAATCTGA